One Paroedura picta isolate Pp20150507F chromosome 3, Ppicta_v3.0, whole genome shotgun sequence genomic window carries:
- the MBD4 gene encoding methyl-CpG-binding domain protein 4 isoform X4, with the protein MSVREGWELLEGSDRSTTQMTKDVNKEKGQLPTAAEECAASKEEDIESLDESPAQYKEDGTTVSLTDCHCHKAVPKGWEKIIKQRQRGKTKGKCDIYFISPQGMKFRSKRALTDFFKKNGEIGLKSDDFDFNAPIQNSPQLRTKQSSTEESREQIYNSNSQVSYVGFQSTDGGHTTALQNEVLELQTKATELENISACLQDGPTIDNSKDYSLQTNKTGNLSDDQNKRQRKTYKKQRLGCIKRSKYKNGVCAISESISEQTVCRLGLRRKKIHLKDKMMISEPTVEMHFHPSATILECKSSEEVLKCGESPSEIVTTTVKNSLEPENLKNWMPSESQNRKLVPKGDINVSQTSDGNHFTSVKESRVRRTQVERRKTSPYFSSRFLKEAPSPPRRKAFRKWTPPRSPFNLIQETLFHNPWKLLIATIFLNKTSACHFYLGKMAIPVLWEFLKKYPSPGVARTADCKEMSQLLKPLGLYELRAKTIIKFSDEYLTKQWKYPIELHGIGKYGNDSYRMFCVNEWKQVQPQDHKLNVYHAWLWANHEKLNLN; encoded by the exons ATGTCAGTGCGGGAAGGCTGGGAGCTTCTGGAGGGCAG TGACAGAAGCACAACACAAATGACCAAAGATGTAAACAAAGAGAAGGGTCAACTGCCAACTGCAGCAGAAGAATGTGctgcttccaaagaagaagataTTGAGAGTCTGGACGAAAGCCCAGCGCAGTACAAAGAGGATGGAACAACTGTATCTTTAACAGACTGTCACTGTCACAAAGCTGTCCCAAAAGGATGGGAGAAGATAATAAAGCAAAGACAACGAggcaaaacaaaaggaaaatgtgACATTTATTTTATAAG TCCTCAAGGAATGAAGTTCCGATCCAAGCGTGCACTtactgatttctttaaaaagaatggTGAAATTGGTCTTAAGTCAGATGATTTTGATTTTAATGCTCCTATTCAGAACAGTCCACAATTGAGAACCAAGCAGTCAAGTACTGAGGAGTCCAGAGAACAGATCTATAACTCAAACAGCCAGGTTTCTTATGTTGGCTTTCAAAGTACTGATGGCGGACATACAACTGCTCTGCAGAATGAAGTTTTGGAACTGCAGACTAAGGCCACAGAGTTGGAAAATATTTCTGCCTGTTTGCAAGATGGGCCCACAATAGATAACTCAAAGGACTATTCTTTACAGACAAACAAAACTGGGAATTTGAGTGATGACCAAAACAAAAGACAGAGAAAAACATATAAAAAGCAAAGGCTGGGATGTATTAAAAGAAGCAAATATAAGAATGGTGTTTGTGCTATTAGTGAGAGTATAAGTGAACAGACAGTGTGCCGGCTAGGcttaagaagaaagaaaatacacTTGAAAGATAAAATGATGATTTCTGAACCAACAGTGGAGATGCATTTTCATCCATCTGCCACCATCTTGGAATGCAAGTCAAGTGAGGAAGTTTTAAAATGTGGTGAGAGTCCCAGCGAGATTGTTACTACAACTGTTAAAAATTCTTTAGAGCCTGAAAACTTGAAAAACTGGATGCCTTCAGAGAGCCAAAACAGAAAGCTTGTTCCCAAGGGAGATATTAATGTTTCACAGACCAGCGATGGGAATCACTTTACATCAGTAAAAG AAAGCCGTGTTCGAAGAACCCAAGTGGAGAGAAGGAAAACCAGTCCATATTTTTCCAGTAGATTCCTCAAAGAAG CTCCAAGCCCCCCAAGAAGAAAGGCTTTTCGGAAATGGACTCCACCTCGTTCTCCTTTTAATTTGATCCAGGAAACACTCTTTCACAACCCATGGAAGCTCCTAATTGCCACCATATTTCTGAATAAGACTTCAG CATGCCACTTCTATCTAGGGAAGATGGCCATCCCTGTTCTTTGGGAGTTTCTGAAGAAATATCCTTCACCTGGAGTAGCAAGAACTGCTGACTGTAAGGAAATGTCACAGCTGCTTAAACCTCTTGGACTATATGAACTCAGAGCAAAGACCATCATCAAATTTTCAG ATGAATATTTAACTAAACAGTGGAAGTATCCTATTGAGTTGCACGGAATTGGAAAATACGGAAATGATTCTTACAGGATGTTCTGTGTTAATGAATGGAAACAG GTACAGCCACAGGACCATAAGCTGAATGTTTATCATGCTTGGCTTTGGGCAAACCATGAGAAACTAAACCTTAATTAA
- the MBD4 gene encoding methyl-CpG-binding domain protein 4 isoform X5 — MSVREGWELLEGSDRSTTQMTKDVNKEKGQLPTAAEECAASKEEDIESLDESPAQYKEDGTTVSLTDCHCHKAVPKGWEKIIKQRQRGKTKGKCDIYFISPQGMKFRSKRALTDFFKKNGEIGLKSDDFDFNAPIQNSPQLRTKQSSTEESREQIYNSNSQVSYVGFQSTDGGHTTALQNEVLELQTKATELENISACLQDGPTIDNSKDYSLQTNKTGNLSDDQNKRQRKTYKKQRLGCIKRSKYKNGVCAISESISEQTVCRLGLRRKKIHLKDKMMISEPTVEMHFHPSATILECKSSEEVLKCGESPSEIVTTTVKNSLEPENLKNWMPSESQNRKLVPKGDINVSQTSDGNHFTSVKESRVRRTQVERRKTSPYFSSRFLKEAPSPPRRKAFRKWTPPRSPFNLIQETLFHNPWKLLIATIFLNKTSGKMAIPVLWEFLKKYPSPGVARTADCKEMSQLLKPLGLYELRAKTIIKFSDEYLTKQWKYPIELHGIGKYGNDSYRMFCVNEWKQVQPQDHKLNVYHAWLWANHEKLNLN; from the exons ATGTCAGTGCGGGAAGGCTGGGAGCTTCTGGAGGGCAG TGACAGAAGCACAACACAAATGACCAAAGATGTAAACAAAGAGAAGGGTCAACTGCCAACTGCAGCAGAAGAATGTGctgcttccaaagaagaagataTTGAGAGTCTGGACGAAAGCCCAGCGCAGTACAAAGAGGATGGAACAACTGTATCTTTAACAGACTGTCACTGTCACAAAGCTGTCCCAAAAGGATGGGAGAAGATAATAAAGCAAAGACAACGAggcaaaacaaaaggaaaatgtgACATTTATTTTATAAG TCCTCAAGGAATGAAGTTCCGATCCAAGCGTGCACTtactgatttctttaaaaagaatggTGAAATTGGTCTTAAGTCAGATGATTTTGATTTTAATGCTCCTATTCAGAACAGTCCACAATTGAGAACCAAGCAGTCAAGTACTGAGGAGTCCAGAGAACAGATCTATAACTCAAACAGCCAGGTTTCTTATGTTGGCTTTCAAAGTACTGATGGCGGACATACAACTGCTCTGCAGAATGAAGTTTTGGAACTGCAGACTAAGGCCACAGAGTTGGAAAATATTTCTGCCTGTTTGCAAGATGGGCCCACAATAGATAACTCAAAGGACTATTCTTTACAGACAAACAAAACTGGGAATTTGAGTGATGACCAAAACAAAAGACAGAGAAAAACATATAAAAAGCAAAGGCTGGGATGTATTAAAAGAAGCAAATATAAGAATGGTGTTTGTGCTATTAGTGAGAGTATAAGTGAACAGACAGTGTGCCGGCTAGGcttaagaagaaagaaaatacacTTGAAAGATAAAATGATGATTTCTGAACCAACAGTGGAGATGCATTTTCATCCATCTGCCACCATCTTGGAATGCAAGTCAAGTGAGGAAGTTTTAAAATGTGGTGAGAGTCCCAGCGAGATTGTTACTACAACTGTTAAAAATTCTTTAGAGCCTGAAAACTTGAAAAACTGGATGCCTTCAGAGAGCCAAAACAGAAAGCTTGTTCCCAAGGGAGATATTAATGTTTCACAGACCAGCGATGGGAATCACTTTACATCAGTAAAAG AAAGCCGTGTTCGAAGAACCCAAGTGGAGAGAAGGAAAACCAGTCCATATTTTTCCAGTAGATTCCTCAAAGAAG CTCCAAGCCCCCCAAGAAGAAAGGCTTTTCGGAAATGGACTCCACCTCGTTCTCCTTTTAATTTGATCCAGGAAACACTCTTTCACAACCCATGGAAGCTCCTAATTGCCACCATATTTCTGAATAAGACTTCAG GGAAGATGGCCATCCCTGTTCTTTGGGAGTTTCTGAAGAAATATCCTTCACCTGGAGTAGCAAGAACTGCTGACTGTAAGGAAATGTCACAGCTGCTTAAACCTCTTGGACTATATGAACTCAGAGCAAAGACCATCATCAAATTTTCAG ATGAATATTTAACTAAACAGTGGAAGTATCCTATTGAGTTGCACGGAATTGGAAAATACGGAAATGATTCTTACAGGATGTTCTGTGTTAATGAATGGAAACAG GTACAGCCACAGGACCATAAGCTGAATGTTTATCATGCTTGGCTTTGGGCAAACCATGAGAAACTAAACCTTAATTAA
- the MBD4 gene encoding methyl-CpG-binding domain protein 4 isoform X6, whose translation MSVREGWELLEGSDRSTTQMTKDVNKEKGQLPTAAEECAASKEEDIESLDESPAQYKEDGTTVSLTDCHCHKAVPKGWEKIIKQRQRGKTKGKCDIYFISPQGMKFRSKRALTDFFKKNGEIGLKSDDFDFNAPIQNSPQLRTKQSSTEESREQIYNSNSQVSYVGFQSTDGGHTTALQNEVLELQTKATELENISACLQDGPTIDNSKDYSLQTNKTGNLSDDQNKRQRKTYKKQRLGCIKRSKYKNGVCAISESISEQTVCRLGLRRKKIHLKDKMMISEPTVEMHFHPSATILECKSSEEVLKCGESPSEIVTTTVKNSLEPENLKNWMPSESQNRKLVPKGDINVSQTSDGNHFTSVKESRVRRTQVERRKTSPYFSSRFLKEGKMAIPVLWEFLKKYPSPGVARTADCKEMSQLLKPLGLYELRAKTIIKFSDEYLTKQWKYPIELHGIGKYGNDSYRMFCVNEWKQVRYTAMLERTVMLAKVEGSCPREQATSNLKGRRRIEFRRRDRSHKIIKILSL comes from the exons ATGTCAGTGCGGGAAGGCTGGGAGCTTCTGGAGGGCAG TGACAGAAGCACAACACAAATGACCAAAGATGTAAACAAAGAGAAGGGTCAACTGCCAACTGCAGCAGAAGAATGTGctgcttccaaagaagaagataTTGAGAGTCTGGACGAAAGCCCAGCGCAGTACAAAGAGGATGGAACAACTGTATCTTTAACAGACTGTCACTGTCACAAAGCTGTCCCAAAAGGATGGGAGAAGATAATAAAGCAAAGACAACGAggcaaaacaaaaggaaaatgtgACATTTATTTTATAAG TCCTCAAGGAATGAAGTTCCGATCCAAGCGTGCACTtactgatttctttaaaaagaatggTGAAATTGGTCTTAAGTCAGATGATTTTGATTTTAATGCTCCTATTCAGAACAGTCCACAATTGAGAACCAAGCAGTCAAGTACTGAGGAGTCCAGAGAACAGATCTATAACTCAAACAGCCAGGTTTCTTATGTTGGCTTTCAAAGTACTGATGGCGGACATACAACTGCTCTGCAGAATGAAGTTTTGGAACTGCAGACTAAGGCCACAGAGTTGGAAAATATTTCTGCCTGTTTGCAAGATGGGCCCACAATAGATAACTCAAAGGACTATTCTTTACAGACAAACAAAACTGGGAATTTGAGTGATGACCAAAACAAAAGACAGAGAAAAACATATAAAAAGCAAAGGCTGGGATGTATTAAAAGAAGCAAATATAAGAATGGTGTTTGTGCTATTAGTGAGAGTATAAGTGAACAGACAGTGTGCCGGCTAGGcttaagaagaaagaaaatacacTTGAAAGATAAAATGATGATTTCTGAACCAACAGTGGAGATGCATTTTCATCCATCTGCCACCATCTTGGAATGCAAGTCAAGTGAGGAAGTTTTAAAATGTGGTGAGAGTCCCAGCGAGATTGTTACTACAACTGTTAAAAATTCTTTAGAGCCTGAAAACTTGAAAAACTGGATGCCTTCAGAGAGCCAAAACAGAAAGCTTGTTCCCAAGGGAGATATTAATGTTTCACAGACCAGCGATGGGAATCACTTTACATCAGTAAAAG AAAGCCGTGTTCGAAGAACCCAAGTGGAGAGAAGGAAAACCAGTCCATATTTTTCCAGTAGATTCCTCAAAGAAG GGAAGATGGCCATCCCTGTTCTTTGGGAGTTTCTGAAGAAATATCCTTCACCTGGAGTAGCAAGAACTGCTGACTGTAAGGAAATGTCACAGCTGCTTAAACCTCTTGGACTATATGAACTCAGAGCAAAGACCATCATCAAATTTTCAG ATGAATATTTAACTAAACAGTGGAAGTATCCTATTGAGTTGCACGGAATTGGAAAATACGGAAATGATTCTTACAGGATGTTCTGTGTTAATGAATGGAAACAGGTAAGATATACTGCCATGCTGGAAAGGACAGTCATGCTTGCAAAAGTTGAAGGGTCCTGTCCCAGGGAGCAAGCCACATCAAAtttaaaagggaggaggaggattgaatttagaagaagagacaGAAGCCATAAAATCATCAAGATACTGTCACTGTAA
- the MBD4 gene encoding methyl-CpG-binding domain protein 4 isoform X1 — translation MSVREGWELLEGSDRSTTQMTKDVNKEKGQLPTAAEECAASKEEDIESLDESPAQYKEDGTTVSLTDCHCHKAVPKGWEKIIKQRQRGKTKGKCDIYFISPQGMKFRSKRALTDFFKKNGEIGLKSDDFDFNAPIQNSPQLRTKQSSTEESREQIYNSNSQVSYVGFQSTDGGHTTALQNEVLELQTKATELENISACLQDGPTIDNSKDYSLQTNKTGNLSDDQNKRQRKTYKKQRLGCIKRSKYKNGVCAISESISEQTVCRLGLRRKKIHLKDKMMISEPTVEMHFHPSATILECKSSEEVLKCGESPSEIVTTTVKNSLEPENLKNWMPSESQNRKLVPKGDINVSQTSDGNHFTSVKESRVRRTQVERRKTSPYFSSRFLKEAPSPPRRKAFRKWTPPRSPFNLIQETLFHNPWKLLIATIFLNKTSACHFYLGKMAIPVLWEFLKKYPSPGVARTADCKEMSQLLKPLGLYELRAKTIIKFSDEYLTKQWKYPIELHGIGKYGNDSYRMFCVNEWKQVRYTAMLERTVMLAKVEGSCPREQATSNLKGRRRIEFRRRDRSHKIIKILSL, via the exons ATGTCAGTGCGGGAAGGCTGGGAGCTTCTGGAGGGCAG TGACAGAAGCACAACACAAATGACCAAAGATGTAAACAAAGAGAAGGGTCAACTGCCAACTGCAGCAGAAGAATGTGctgcttccaaagaagaagataTTGAGAGTCTGGACGAAAGCCCAGCGCAGTACAAAGAGGATGGAACAACTGTATCTTTAACAGACTGTCACTGTCACAAAGCTGTCCCAAAAGGATGGGAGAAGATAATAAAGCAAAGACAACGAggcaaaacaaaaggaaaatgtgACATTTATTTTATAAG TCCTCAAGGAATGAAGTTCCGATCCAAGCGTGCACTtactgatttctttaaaaagaatggTGAAATTGGTCTTAAGTCAGATGATTTTGATTTTAATGCTCCTATTCAGAACAGTCCACAATTGAGAACCAAGCAGTCAAGTACTGAGGAGTCCAGAGAACAGATCTATAACTCAAACAGCCAGGTTTCTTATGTTGGCTTTCAAAGTACTGATGGCGGACATACAACTGCTCTGCAGAATGAAGTTTTGGAACTGCAGACTAAGGCCACAGAGTTGGAAAATATTTCTGCCTGTTTGCAAGATGGGCCCACAATAGATAACTCAAAGGACTATTCTTTACAGACAAACAAAACTGGGAATTTGAGTGATGACCAAAACAAAAGACAGAGAAAAACATATAAAAAGCAAAGGCTGGGATGTATTAAAAGAAGCAAATATAAGAATGGTGTTTGTGCTATTAGTGAGAGTATAAGTGAACAGACAGTGTGCCGGCTAGGcttaagaagaaagaaaatacacTTGAAAGATAAAATGATGATTTCTGAACCAACAGTGGAGATGCATTTTCATCCATCTGCCACCATCTTGGAATGCAAGTCAAGTGAGGAAGTTTTAAAATGTGGTGAGAGTCCCAGCGAGATTGTTACTACAACTGTTAAAAATTCTTTAGAGCCTGAAAACTTGAAAAACTGGATGCCTTCAGAGAGCCAAAACAGAAAGCTTGTTCCCAAGGGAGATATTAATGTTTCACAGACCAGCGATGGGAATCACTTTACATCAGTAAAAG AAAGCCGTGTTCGAAGAACCCAAGTGGAGAGAAGGAAAACCAGTCCATATTTTTCCAGTAGATTCCTCAAAGAAG CTCCAAGCCCCCCAAGAAGAAAGGCTTTTCGGAAATGGACTCCACCTCGTTCTCCTTTTAATTTGATCCAGGAAACACTCTTTCACAACCCATGGAAGCTCCTAATTGCCACCATATTTCTGAATAAGACTTCAG CATGCCACTTCTATCTAGGGAAGATGGCCATCCCTGTTCTTTGGGAGTTTCTGAAGAAATATCCTTCACCTGGAGTAGCAAGAACTGCTGACTGTAAGGAAATGTCACAGCTGCTTAAACCTCTTGGACTATATGAACTCAGAGCAAAGACCATCATCAAATTTTCAG ATGAATATTTAACTAAACAGTGGAAGTATCCTATTGAGTTGCACGGAATTGGAAAATACGGAAATGATTCTTACAGGATGTTCTGTGTTAATGAATGGAAACAGGTAAGATATACTGCCATGCTGGAAAGGACAGTCATGCTTGCAAAAGTTGAAGGGTCCTGTCCCAGGGAGCAAGCCACATCAAAtttaaaagggaggaggaggattgaatttagaagaagagacaGAAGCCATAAAATCATCAAGATACTGTCACTGTAA
- the MBD4 gene encoding methyl-CpG-binding domain protein 4 isoform X2 yields the protein MSVREGWELLEGSDRSTTQMTKDVNKEKGQLPTAAEECAASKEEDIESLDESPAQYKEDGTTVSLTDCHCHKAVPKGWEKIIKQRQRGKTKGKCDIYFISPQGMKFRSKRALTDFFKKNGEIGLKSDDFDFNAPIQNSPQLRTKQSSTEESREQIYNSNSQVSYVGFQSTDGGHTTALQNEVLELQTKATELENISACLQDGPTIDNSKDYSLQTNKTGNLSDDQNKRQRKTYKKQRLGCIKRSKYKNGVCAISESISEQTVCRLGLRRKKIHLKDKMMISEPTVEMHFHPSATILECKSSEEVLKCGESPSEIVTTTVKNSLEPENLKNWMPSESQNRKLVPKGDINVSQTSDGNHFTSVKESRVRRTQVERRKTSPYFSSRFLKEAPSPPRRKAFRKWTPPRSPFNLIQETLFHNPWKLLIATIFLNKTSGKMAIPVLWEFLKKYPSPGVARTADCKEMSQLLKPLGLYELRAKTIIKFSDEYLTKQWKYPIELHGIGKYGNDSYRMFCVNEWKQVRYTAMLERTVMLAKVEGSCPREQATSNLKGRRRIEFRRRDRSHKIIKILSL from the exons ATGTCAGTGCGGGAAGGCTGGGAGCTTCTGGAGGGCAG TGACAGAAGCACAACACAAATGACCAAAGATGTAAACAAAGAGAAGGGTCAACTGCCAACTGCAGCAGAAGAATGTGctgcttccaaagaagaagataTTGAGAGTCTGGACGAAAGCCCAGCGCAGTACAAAGAGGATGGAACAACTGTATCTTTAACAGACTGTCACTGTCACAAAGCTGTCCCAAAAGGATGGGAGAAGATAATAAAGCAAAGACAACGAggcaaaacaaaaggaaaatgtgACATTTATTTTATAAG TCCTCAAGGAATGAAGTTCCGATCCAAGCGTGCACTtactgatttctttaaaaagaatggTGAAATTGGTCTTAAGTCAGATGATTTTGATTTTAATGCTCCTATTCAGAACAGTCCACAATTGAGAACCAAGCAGTCAAGTACTGAGGAGTCCAGAGAACAGATCTATAACTCAAACAGCCAGGTTTCTTATGTTGGCTTTCAAAGTACTGATGGCGGACATACAACTGCTCTGCAGAATGAAGTTTTGGAACTGCAGACTAAGGCCACAGAGTTGGAAAATATTTCTGCCTGTTTGCAAGATGGGCCCACAATAGATAACTCAAAGGACTATTCTTTACAGACAAACAAAACTGGGAATTTGAGTGATGACCAAAACAAAAGACAGAGAAAAACATATAAAAAGCAAAGGCTGGGATGTATTAAAAGAAGCAAATATAAGAATGGTGTTTGTGCTATTAGTGAGAGTATAAGTGAACAGACAGTGTGCCGGCTAGGcttaagaagaaagaaaatacacTTGAAAGATAAAATGATGATTTCTGAACCAACAGTGGAGATGCATTTTCATCCATCTGCCACCATCTTGGAATGCAAGTCAAGTGAGGAAGTTTTAAAATGTGGTGAGAGTCCCAGCGAGATTGTTACTACAACTGTTAAAAATTCTTTAGAGCCTGAAAACTTGAAAAACTGGATGCCTTCAGAGAGCCAAAACAGAAAGCTTGTTCCCAAGGGAGATATTAATGTTTCACAGACCAGCGATGGGAATCACTTTACATCAGTAAAAG AAAGCCGTGTTCGAAGAACCCAAGTGGAGAGAAGGAAAACCAGTCCATATTTTTCCAGTAGATTCCTCAAAGAAG CTCCAAGCCCCCCAAGAAGAAAGGCTTTTCGGAAATGGACTCCACCTCGTTCTCCTTTTAATTTGATCCAGGAAACACTCTTTCACAACCCATGGAAGCTCCTAATTGCCACCATATTTCTGAATAAGACTTCAG GGAAGATGGCCATCCCTGTTCTTTGGGAGTTTCTGAAGAAATATCCTTCACCTGGAGTAGCAAGAACTGCTGACTGTAAGGAAATGTCACAGCTGCTTAAACCTCTTGGACTATATGAACTCAGAGCAAAGACCATCATCAAATTTTCAG ATGAATATTTAACTAAACAGTGGAAGTATCCTATTGAGTTGCACGGAATTGGAAAATACGGAAATGATTCTTACAGGATGTTCTGTGTTAATGAATGGAAACAGGTAAGATATACTGCCATGCTGGAAAGGACAGTCATGCTTGCAAAAGTTGAAGGGTCCTGTCCCAGGGAGCAAGCCACATCAAAtttaaaagggaggaggaggattgaatttagaagaagagacaGAAGCCATAAAATCATCAAGATACTGTCACTGTAA
- the MBD4 gene encoding methyl-CpG-binding domain protein 4 isoform X3: MTKDVNKEKGQLPTAAEECAASKEEDIESLDESPAQYKEDGTTVSLTDCHCHKAVPKGWEKIIKQRQRGKTKGKCDIYFISPQGMKFRSKRALTDFFKKNGEIGLKSDDFDFNAPIQNSPQLRTKQSSTEESREQIYNSNSQVSYVGFQSTDGGHTTALQNEVLELQTKATELENISACLQDGPTIDNSKDYSLQTNKTGNLSDDQNKRQRKTYKKQRLGCIKRSKYKNGVCAISESISEQTVCRLGLRRKKIHLKDKMMISEPTVEMHFHPSATILECKSSEEVLKCGESPSEIVTTTVKNSLEPENLKNWMPSESQNRKLVPKGDINVSQTSDGNHFTSVKESRVRRTQVERRKTSPYFSSRFLKEAPSPPRRKAFRKWTPPRSPFNLIQETLFHNPWKLLIATIFLNKTSACHFYLGKMAIPVLWEFLKKYPSPGVARTADCKEMSQLLKPLGLYELRAKTIIKFSDEYLTKQWKYPIELHGIGKYGNDSYRMFCVNEWKQVRYTAMLERTVMLAKVEGSCPREQATSNLKGRRRIEFRRRDRSHKIIKILSL; encoded by the exons ATGACCAAAGATGTAAACAAAGAGAAGGGTCAACTGCCAACTGCAGCAGAAGAATGTGctgcttccaaagaagaagataTTGAGAGTCTGGACGAAAGCCCAGCGCAGTACAAAGAGGATGGAACAACTGTATCTTTAACAGACTGTCACTGTCACAAAGCTGTCCCAAAAGGATGGGAGAAGATAATAAAGCAAAGACAACGAggcaaaacaaaaggaaaatgtgACATTTATTTTATAAG TCCTCAAGGAATGAAGTTCCGATCCAAGCGTGCACTtactgatttctttaaaaagaatggTGAAATTGGTCTTAAGTCAGATGATTTTGATTTTAATGCTCCTATTCAGAACAGTCCACAATTGAGAACCAAGCAGTCAAGTACTGAGGAGTCCAGAGAACAGATCTATAACTCAAACAGCCAGGTTTCTTATGTTGGCTTTCAAAGTACTGATGGCGGACATACAACTGCTCTGCAGAATGAAGTTTTGGAACTGCAGACTAAGGCCACAGAGTTGGAAAATATTTCTGCCTGTTTGCAAGATGGGCCCACAATAGATAACTCAAAGGACTATTCTTTACAGACAAACAAAACTGGGAATTTGAGTGATGACCAAAACAAAAGACAGAGAAAAACATATAAAAAGCAAAGGCTGGGATGTATTAAAAGAAGCAAATATAAGAATGGTGTTTGTGCTATTAGTGAGAGTATAAGTGAACAGACAGTGTGCCGGCTAGGcttaagaagaaagaaaatacacTTGAAAGATAAAATGATGATTTCTGAACCAACAGTGGAGATGCATTTTCATCCATCTGCCACCATCTTGGAATGCAAGTCAAGTGAGGAAGTTTTAAAATGTGGTGAGAGTCCCAGCGAGATTGTTACTACAACTGTTAAAAATTCTTTAGAGCCTGAAAACTTGAAAAACTGGATGCCTTCAGAGAGCCAAAACAGAAAGCTTGTTCCCAAGGGAGATATTAATGTTTCACAGACCAGCGATGGGAATCACTTTACATCAGTAAAAG AAAGCCGTGTTCGAAGAACCCAAGTGGAGAGAAGGAAAACCAGTCCATATTTTTCCAGTAGATTCCTCAAAGAAG CTCCAAGCCCCCCAAGAAGAAAGGCTTTTCGGAAATGGACTCCACCTCGTTCTCCTTTTAATTTGATCCAGGAAACACTCTTTCACAACCCATGGAAGCTCCTAATTGCCACCATATTTCTGAATAAGACTTCAG CATGCCACTTCTATCTAGGGAAGATGGCCATCCCTGTTCTTTGGGAGTTTCTGAAGAAATATCCTTCACCTGGAGTAGCAAGAACTGCTGACTGTAAGGAAATGTCACAGCTGCTTAAACCTCTTGGACTATATGAACTCAGAGCAAAGACCATCATCAAATTTTCAG ATGAATATTTAACTAAACAGTGGAAGTATCCTATTGAGTTGCACGGAATTGGAAAATACGGAAATGATTCTTACAGGATGTTCTGTGTTAATGAATGGAAACAGGTAAGATATACTGCCATGCTGGAAAGGACAGTCATGCTTGCAAAAGTTGAAGGGTCCTGTCCCAGGGAGCAAGCCACATCAAAtttaaaagggaggaggaggattgaatttagaagaagagacaGAAGCCATAAAATCATCAAGATACTGTCACTGTAA